Below is a window of Chryseobacterium arthrosphaerae DNA.
GGTATTGAAACTGTAAAAAAAGAAATTTTGCTGCTGAGAAAGCAGAAGAAAGAGCAGATGATACGCTGGTATTCAGGGATGGTGGGATTTTCATTTTTTATCATTTCCTATGTAATCTATACGGATGAGCTGAACAGTATTTACAAAAGCGTGTCAGAATTTATTCTGCTGTTTACCGGATCTTTTCTGCTCTATGACTCGTGGAAATCCATAAGGTATCATCAGAAAGAACATCTGCTTAACGGCCACGAATTTCTCAATAAGATCAGGGATGAACGGATAAGAGGTGAAAATAAAAGACTTATTGTATCATGCATCAGCAGCACATGGGTTACAATTGCTATTTTCCTTTACTTTTTTGAGACATTACTGACTTCTGAAAAATACCTCCTGATCAGTTCCATGTTATTGATAATCATCAATATGCTCGTCTGGGTAATGATTCGCCCGTTCTATGAAAAAAAGAATATAAAAAATTCAACGGCATTTATCAACACCATTGAAAGACTTCTTAAGGAGATACAATAAAATTCCGTAAGCTGGAAAATCTTTCAGGATAAACAACAGCTGCCAGCCCGTGACTTCCTTACTATAACCCTAAAACAATATACTATGACCTTAAAATGTATACTGCTGTTTTTTGCAGCATGTTCTTCTTATGCCTTGCCGGGACAGACTAAAACCCTACAGCATAATGATGTAAAGAGAAAATATATTATTTATACTCCAAAAGGATATGAAACAAAAACTGGAAAAAAATATCCCGTGGTTTTCAGTTTCCATGGTGGCGGAATGACACCGGCTGAACATATGCTTTATACCCAAATGAATAAAACAGCAGACAGACACGGCTTTATCGCAGTATATCCAAAAGGAATCAAAGAGGACTGGAATGTCGGTTTCGGAATGTCTTATAAAAAAGGAACAGATGATATAGGATTTGTAGAAGCACTTCTGGATCAGATCCAAAAAGACTATGCTGTTAATTCTCAAAAGGTCTATGCAGCCGGACTATCAAGAGGTGGTTTTTTCTGTCACCGGATTGCAGCTGAACTTCCCCACAGGTTTTCTGCAATTGCCACAGCAGGTGCCACAGTTCCGGATTCTGTGGCCTATTATCATCAGGGGAGAAAAGAAATGGGAGTTCTGATGGTACATGGAAAATCTGATGCTATTGTAAATTACGATGGAAAAGAGGGAGGCTATTTATCTGCACAGCAAACTTATCAATTCTGGCAGGCAGGTAATGCAAAAAAAGAAAAAGAAATTACTACTGTCATTAATAAGGATAAAAATGATCAGACTTCCGCCGAGATCAGGGAAATAAAAGCTGGGGATAAGTACATTACGCTAATTTCCATAGAAAACGGGGGGCATACCTGGCCGGGGACGGATGATTTTAATATCGGCCTTCCTATTGGTCTTACCTCAAAGGAAATTGATTTTAATGAATATATGTGGAATTTTTTTAGCAGGCAGAAGTAAAAGAATTCACTATTTTGAAAAACAGCTTGATATAAACGTTATATCAAGCTGTTTAATAAAAAATTAAATCTAAAAAGTCCTTACTTCATTCGCCTTCATCTTATAGTTTTTAAGTAAGAATAATGTCACTGTTCCTACTATAAGTTCTATCAGTGCACTTCCCCAATAAATACTTTTGATCCCAAAATAATGCGGAAGAATCAGCATCAGCGGAATGTACAGGATAACCTGACGAAGAAAAACCAGGAAGCTGGCCTTCTTACTCTGGTTTACTGCCGGATAATAGGAGAGTGCCAACACTGTAACCGGAAGTAATGGCAGTACAGAAAAGAACAGTCTGAAATCAATAATCTGATGATATTCTGCCGAATAACCGGGCAGCATCAGACCGATTAACTGTTCCGGAAAAACCAATGCCACAAGAAAAAATGGTGAAAGTATACCGATACCAGCGAGAATATATGTCCTCAGAAATTTACCGGCCCTGCTAAACCGGCCCGCACCGAAATTGATTCCCACCACAGGCTGTAAGCCCCGCATCAAACCAAATAATGGAGTAAGCAGAAACAGGAAAAACCTGTTCAGAACCGTAAAAAAAGAAATATCTTTTTCCGTTCCGTACGCTGCAATTGCATTGAATATGATAATACTCTGTATGACCCCCATCACAGAAAGAACCATTTCAGGAAGTCCCAGTTTTAATATTCTTTTTCCAATAGCAGCATCATAGGAAAAAGATTTCCACTGGGTTGAAAACGAACTTTTTCCCTGGGCATAATAATAAAATCCCAGCAAAGAATAGATCAGCATTCCGCAGTTGGTAGCCCATGCCGCTCCGGAAACACCCCATCCGAATACGGAAATAAAAACAGGCTTCAGGATAATATCGATAATAAGTCCTACTGTGATCATTACTGCTGCCGTTTTCATCTTCCCCTCAGCTCTCACCAGCATATTCAAAGCCAGGCCGTAGATCCAGAAAACCGTCCCGATGAGTGTTACCCTGAAGTATTCCACTGCAATGGTCTGAAGGTCTCCTTTTGCTCCCATCATAGCCATTAGTTCATGGGCAAATATATAAGCAGGGACGGCGCAAAGCAATGAAAAGAAGATACAGAGAACATTGAAACTTCCAAACAGTCTGTACAGCTTATCCTGATTATTTTCCCCGATCCAGATGCTTACAGCAGCTCCGGCACCGGTTCCGGCCAGCCTTCCGAATCCCAGCACAATCTGCGACAGGGGATAGGCCATACCAACAGCAGCCAAAGCCTGCGTATTGATAAGGTAGCCTACAAAAACAGCATCCAGGAAATTGTTGATTCCATACAGAACAATAGCAGCAACGGCAGGCCATGAAGTTTCCCACATGACCTTTTTCATATCACCTTCTAGGATGAATGTTTTGCGGTCCATGTTTTTTGGGTATTAAACTCCTGAAAAGCAATCCTTTTTTCTACTTTATACACCTCCCTTCCTGCAACTGCATTGATGATCAGGGCGTTTCTGTAAGCTCCCATTCCCAGATCCGGTGTTACAAAGCCATGCGTATGAAGCTCCGCATTCTGTACAAAAATATTTTCTGCCTGGTCTATGGTATAATAACGGCTTACCTCGAATAATCCATCCTCAGTTCGCCGGATCAGGTTCTCAATTCCTGAAAGGAATTGAGGTTCTTTATATTTGTAACCAGTAGCCAGAATAACATAATCTGAAATGTGGGTGAAAGTTGCATGATCCTGTACATGGGTAAAATTCAGGGCATATGAGTTTCCTTCAGGAGCAATACCATCCAACTGGCAGCTTGGCCTTAAAGCAACATTCAAAGGAGTATTACCGACACTCATCCCATAGAGCGTATCAAAAATATCATTGATCAGGTCAAAATTGATCCCCTTATAAAGTGGTGGTTGCTTGGCCAGAAGAGCTTTCCGTTGTGAAGACGGCATATGGTAAAAATGATCTACATATTCCGGAGAAGTCAGCTCAAGCGTTAGTTTGGAATATTCCATTGGGAAAAAACGGTCCGGTCTTGTAAACCAACTCATGAAAATACCGTCTTCAGTTTCCGGAAGAAGATCCTGGAATATTTCCGCCGCACTCTGCCCGGAACCGATAATGGAAACAGAACCGGCATTCAGAATATCTTCCTTATGATTCAGGTATTCGGAAGTGTGAATAACATTCGGGAAATTCTTACCTTCCATAAAAGAAGGGAGATTGGGTTGGGTACCTGTTCCTAATACAATCTTCCTGGCGGTATATTTTGTTACATCATTATTTTTAAGGTCCAGGACATTGATGATGAATATCTTTTCCGTTTCGTCAAATTCAATACTCTCTACTTTTTTTCCAAACAGACAGCTCTGAAGCTGATCCGCCGTCCACTGGCAATACAGGTTGTATTCTTTTCTTAAAATAAAAAAATCTTCCCTGATGTAAAATTTATACAGTCGGTCAGTCTCTTTTAAAAAATTGAGAAAGCTGTATTTACTTTTCGGATCAGCCATGGTTACCAGATCAGCCATAAAAGGTACCTGCAATGTAGCATTATCCAGCATCAGCCCCGGATGCCAGTCAAAACCTTCCGCCTGATCAAGAAACAGGGCTGAAATATTTTCTACCGGCTCAAGAAGCGCTGCTAAGCCCAGATTAAAAGGACCAATCCCGATCCCGATAATATCATATATTTTATTATTTTCCAATGTATTTTATTTTTTATAAGTTAATGTTAAAAAAGGTTTAAATCAGTTCAGGCAGAACGTAGTCAAAGCTTTGTATTATTTTTTCAAATGAGAATTGGATATTTTTTAACGCAAAGTTTTGTTCAATTCGACCGGTTATTTGAAGTGGGCAAAGAAGACGATTTCGTCGGTGATGAAGTTTTGAGATTGGCTTCTGCTTTTTCTTTGCTTGCTTTTCAGGTTGAAAAATTTCTTTGAGTTTGAAAACATATTTCATATTCACTTTTAACTCTCGCAGATCAGGCAGATTTCGCAGATTTTAATTATTTTTAGGGAAAATCTTGATGATTTGCGATAATGGAGGCTATTTCCGCTTAAGCATTATTCGCCTCAAGTCTGCTTTCAGGGCATTTCTCCCAGTAATTTTCTCGGGTACAGAAAGTAAGATATGCTGTCTTATGAGGCATGGTGATTACCCCTTCTCTTGTATACCCCAATCTGGTAATCAGTCTGTCGGTAGGAACTGCTTCTACGGAAGCTTCTCCAATACATTTACCGACTTCGGGAAGTGAAAAAATATAATCTAAAGCAACCTGGAAGGATTCGAACGAATACTTTTTATCTTTACGGGTCTCTGCAACAAAGAAATGTGTTCCGTAATCTGAAGGAAGCGAGTCATAATAAGCGCCCACAATATCTCTCATCGGCCAGTAAGGTTCAAAACTGAACTGCGGAACTCCATTTACTTCTCCGATAAAACTATGCTGCTCATCACCGGGAAGAATTGTTCTGAACCAAAGTTCAAGATCCCTTTTCGGGCCATCCATTTTCCAGTACGGCTTGGCATGTTCCATGTTGAACCATTCGTGAACCATTTCAAAATCGCGGTCTATATCAAAAGGCCTGATGCTGATGGTTATATTTTTATCCTCAAAATGACGGGAATATACTGTTCCAGTTGTACCTGGTTTGATCAGTTGCCGGCTGTAGAAATATTTATTAAGAGGGTTCGGTGTGTCCAGAAAAACCGCAGGATATTCAAGCGATTCATCTGCTTCGTTGATGTTCTGAAGACTGGTGATCAGGTTTCCTTTTGTATACCAGTTCCTTTTATTCGTAATATAGCTTACCAGGCCGGTTTCATCTTCGTTTTCAAGTTCTTTAAATGCTTTATATACAAGATCAATCAGTTTCTTTTCATCTGCTAATCTGTTGCAGCCCAAAGCATTCACAACTCCCAGGATATTATTGGTAACCAGATAATAGGTGTATTTTGGAGCTAATGATTCTTCATCAATAATCGACTGACTTTCATCTGCTATCCCCGGAAGAGCAGCAGAAACCAGATCTTTTCTTCCTTCTCTGAAGAAAAATCCCTGATTATCCCTGAAATAAATCTTTGCAGGAAAGCCGTTTCTGTCAAGCTCTATCATTACATTCTGCTGATGGAATTCACACGCTAGCCCGTAGGTATTCAGAATTCTGACAATAGGCCTCACACAAAGATGCAGGTATTGCTTAAACCATTCTACAGCAATTTTTTCTACAGACTGGCCAAGTTTTTCAGCTGTGGTGGTAATGATATTCTGAAGTCTTGAAGGTTTTCCAAGAATACCGTCCTGGCATAAAGCAGCCAAAAGCGTTACGTTCTTATTTTTCTGTTCTCCCTGGAATGGATTTCTTCTGATACTGATATTGAACCCGTTAATGACTTTTCCGTTGAAAGTAACGGCCATAAAGGCAGGATCTACCATAAAATCTATTTCCGGGAAATCTTTCTGAAGACTTTTTCCCCAATCTGTTTTCAGAAGCATGCTGATGTCATAGCCGCGGTGAAGCTCCGGATACAGGTTGATTCTTTCGGAATTGGTGATTTTTACATGCAGGGAAAATTTAAACATCCATTTGTTTTCTTCATTGTATACCGTTCTTACCGATGAAGTAGGAGTGAAGTAGTCTCCATAATGTCCCAAAGCAAAAAGGATTCCCTGTTCCTCCATGATCTGTACATTTTCCTGGCCTAGGAGATAATCTGCTTCCCATGGATGCATGGGTAAAATATGGTATTCCGGATGCTGGTCCCAAAGCCTTTTGTGTTCCGGATTAAGGGTCGGATAGATCTTTTCCGCCAATTCTTTGCTTATAGGCTCCCCGTCTGCATTTTTTTCGATCATATTCTCAGGATTGACAAGGAAATAGAACAGCTGGAATCTTCCAGAGGTTTCCGGTGAGTATTTCAAAAGATCCTCACCAACAAATCCCTGCTTCGATTTGGGAACCGGATGAAGGATATGGCCTAAGATAAGAGACTGTTCCGCCTCAATAAAAGACATTTCCAGATCATTAATCTTTTTTTTACTGTGGAGGGAATGATACAGGTATTCAGTAAGGTTATCAATACTGTTGCTTAATCTTTCTAAAACATTCACAGCATCAATTCCGGGATGAATTTCTTTGGCATATTCTGCGGTAAGGGTCATAAATCCATAAACATCCAGTTCAGAAACTTCATCAGTCTCCAAAGTTCTCATCAGAACAGGAAAATCAAAAAGATGTCTTCCGCTTTCTGAAAAATAAACAACAGGAATGTACAGATCACATCCTATTGTGGAAAAATCGATGCGGATATGAAGATTCGTAGGGGTTTCTTTCAGGTAGGTTGCAATGCCTTTGTCATATTTTGGAATTCCAAGATAACGGCTCCAGTTGGTAAATTCTTTCAGGTAGCAGTTGATAAGTGAGGTATAGTTGATCTTTTCTGCGTATTCAGAGATATTAGTTGACTTCAATGTATTCATTTCCGTATTTTTTAATAATGTTAAGTACTGATTTAATGTCTTCAATGGTGGTAAGAGGATTAAGAATGGTAAACTTCAGATAGAACTGTCCGTTTACTTTAGTTCCCGCTGTAAGGGCATTTCCTTGTCTGTAAAGTTGTGATTTGATGTAAGTATTGATCCTGTTCAGGTCAAATGTTTTAAAAGGATCTGCCGTGTAACGGAAGACCAGTGCTGAAATATCCGAAGTGTTCAATAATTCAAAATAAGAATCATTTTCCAGCACATCAACGGCTTCACGGGCTGTCATGATAATCCTGTCGATATAATTTCCCAGTCCTTTTTTACCAATGATCCTAAGGGTAAACCAAAGCTTTAAAGCATCAAAACGCCGGGTCGTCTGTATTGATTTATTTACCTGGTTCGGAATTTCATCTTCATCATGATCTTTGGGATTCAGGTAATCCGCATAATGGGTGATCAGTCTGAAATAGTTTTTGTCCTTTACCAGGAATCCGCTGCTGCTTACCGGCTGAAAGAATGCTTTGTGATAGTCTACCGTTACAGAATCTGCTTCTTCAATTCCATTGAGTAAGTGGCGGTATTTTTCTGTTAAAAGCAAAGCACAGCCATATGCTGCATCTACATGGACCCAAAGATTGTATTTTTTTGCTATTCCTGAAATATTGATCAGCGGATCAACGTTTCCGAAATCTGTAGTTCCTGCCGTAGCAACCACTGCAATAGGAATATTCCCGATCTCAATTTCTTTCCTTACGGCATCTTCCAGCAGTACACTGTTCATTCTGAAAGACCTGTCTGTTTTGACCTTAATAACGGCCTGCTCGCCAAGTCCCAGCATGGAAGCACTTTTCTGAATGCTGAAATGAGCTGCTTCGGAAACAAAAATCCTGAAACGGTGTGCTTCTTTGGGAAGACCGTCTTTTTTTATGTTATGATGTAAATATTTAGCAGAAAAATGGTCTCTTGCCAAAAGCATTCCCATAAGATTACTCTGGGAACCCCCGCTGGTAAAGATTCCGTCTGAGAATGTATCAAATCCGATTTCATTGCAGGTCCATTCGATCAGTTTCTGCTCCATCAGAGTTCCTCCTGCACTCTGATCCCAGGTATCCAGGGAAGAATTGATAGCGCTGATCACTGCTTCCGCCGCCACTGCAGGTATTACTACCGGACAATTGAGATGGGCTACATATTTAGGATGGTGAAAAGCAATAGCGTGCTGTGTATACAGCCCGTTTACTTCATCGAAAAGCTCTTCATAGCTTACAGGAGGTGAATTCAGATCGATATACTCAAACTGTTTTCTCAGCTCTTTGGGAGAAACCCCGCTGAAAGGCTGGTGAGTGTCTTCCAGAAATGCAATGACACTCTGCTGTGCTTTGTGCATGGCATCCCGGTATTCGTGAATGTTGATATCACAGAATAAATTTTCCAGATTTGGGAAAAGAGTCTCCTTTTCCGTTGCGGCATGCCCGGTAATAACTGTGTTCATAGATATGGTGTGTTTGTGTTCTTTTACTCTTTAATAGTCGGGTTAGAGTTGAAGATTAATGATACATTTCAAACCGTCCTGTCAAAATTTAAGGAGATGTATTTATCAGTTCTTTGTGACCTTATGGCTTAAAATGTATCTGTGGTTAGCTGTTAGAATTTAATAATTAATCGTGTAGCCTACAGAAAACGTTGTTCCCCGGCCCTGATAGGCAAATGCTTTCTGGGGTGCTCCATAGAAAAATACGGAACGCTGTCCCCAGATTGTAGTGTACTGCCTATTGAAAATATTCTGAACTCCGAAATTAATGGTCCCTTTATTCAGTCTGATGTCTCCCATAAAATCGAACAGGGTATAACCTGTGATTTTCATGTCTGCAAGATCAGTATAATTCATAGAGTTCTGCATCTGCAGTCTCAGTGAAAATCTTTTGGCATTCCACCCTGTGGAAACCATAAACTTAGACGGGTTGGTGGTATAGACAGACTGGTTTTGCCAGCCTTTATCTTTGGTTTCAGTTTCAGATTGCATCAGGAGTACGTTTCCTCCCAATTCAAGGCCTTGTGTGAAACGATACCCTAAGGCCCCTTCAAAACCGTAATTTCTAAGTTTTTGATCAAGCAAAGAAATCGTGAAAGCAGCATTGTCAATTTTCAGGGTTTTGCTGGATAATGCATAGAAAATAGATCCCTGTGCGTACAACCCTGCCTCCGGACCTCTGTTGTGCCTGAATCCTAATTCAATCTGATCGGTTTTGATTCCGCTTAAGGGCTGTTCTGAAATATTCATGCTATTCTGAAGATTCCAGCGGTTGTTGCTGAGCTGATATTTTCCAAAACCGTAGGATTTTGCAGCGTCAGGAACGGCAAATCCCTGTGAAAAACTGAACCAGGTCTGCCAGGCCGGTGTGAATCTGTATAATAAGCTCGCATTAAGCAATGTTACATCATAATTATTTTTACCGCCTTTCACAACATCTGCTGAGTTTCCATAGCCGAAATGCATATAGACCTGCTCTTTAAAACCGACAAAATCATCCAGTTTTACATTGATGAACTGTTGTCTCACCCCTCCTGAAAGGGTCAGTTTCTTTGTAATATTCCAGTCTGCCTGAATAAAACCTGCCAGAGTAAAGATCTTTGTATCCGGATATCTGCCTACAAAAGCATCTGCCTTATTGATCAATCCTCCGGATTCACTGCTTATTTTAGGGTTAAAAATAGCCTGGTCACCTTTAAAGTTTTCAAAGTCAAGGTCTGTACCGTAAGTAAAACTGAAAGCATTCCAATTTTTGGAAAGAACGGTCTTTGCTCCGTATACATCTGTATTTCCTCTTGCTGAAGAAAGAAACACAGGAAGGGTAACACCTGCCGGAGGTTTAGGCACTTCTGCAAAAGAAGCCCCAAAATCTGCCTCCTCACGTCTTCCATAAGCCTGAACGAGTAGATTGTGCCCTCCTAAAATATTGCGGAGACTGTACTGAATATTAGCCATAAAACGTTCAGTACGGGGAACTACATCAGAATCTGCACCTCCAAGTACATTGATCAGGTCAGGGTTTTTGGTGGTAAATCCTGTAAATCCCGGACCGAAAGAAAGCCATTTTTTATTCCTGACCTTAGAGCTGTAGTACTGAAGATCTACATTCAAATCCTGATCGGGACTCAGTTTGAAGCTTACTCCACCCAGAAGGTCTATTGATCTGTTATACTGAAAATCAGCCTGTTTTACATCAGTAATAATCTGATCTCCATGGGCATCAAAAGCGCCTTCATTTTGAGTTAACGCAGCCCCTAACCTGAATTTTATCTTATCATTCCCGCCTTCAACAGACTGTGCAATTCTTTTATCAAGGTCATCCTTATGGAAGCCTGTTTTTAATCCTGCAGAAGTTTCAAAAGCAAGCTTATCCGAAGTTGGCCTTTTAGTGATGATATTGATGATTCCCCCCGTGGAATCTCCTCCATAAATAGCAGAAGCACCGGATAAAACTTCAATTCTTTCAATATTGAAAGGATCAATAGCATCAAATTGTCTGCTGGCTGCTCTGGTACTGTTCAGAGAAACTCCGTTGAGCATCACCAGTACATTTCTTCCCCTCATATTCTGGGCATAGTTGGTTCGCCCCTGATTTCCGAAATCAAACCCGGGAATCATATTTCCCAATACCTCTTTCAACCCGGCACCGCCTTTTATTTGAGTCTGGAGTTCCTTTTCCCCAATGATCCAGACTGTTCCCGGAATATCGCTGATTTGCTTCGGGGAACGTGAAGATACGAGTACAATCTCGTTGATATCTTTTGCAGTAATACTACTGTCCTGCCTGCTCTGGGCAGAAGTATGTGCAGTAAAGGCAGTCAGTAGGATGACTGAAAGTACATATTGTCGTTTCATTTATTTAGAACAATTAAAAATAATGGAGTAAATATAGAATATAATTGTCCAAAAATTAACAATGATATTTATCACATATTTCAAATCAATGTGAGTAGACTAAGGATAATTCCACAAACGGGTACTTCTTTTTATATAAAATTCTGCTCTATAGCTTATTTTTTATCAGTCCCAAAATGAGACAAAAAGCTGGCAATAGAGCAATAAAAAACTTTAGAATTAACGAAAATGTAATATTTAAAAACAGGGAAAATCTGAAAATAACTTTAAAATTGACTGAAAAAAAATCCCCAAAATCGTTAGTCAGCTGATCAATTTTGCATTTTTTGAAAAAACTTCAACACTTTTTTGCATTTCATCAGCATTCAGATCGCCAAATCCTAATCTCATGGCCGTAAGTCCTTTATTCTGGTACAGAAGTGTTTTCGGAATAAAGAGATTATCCCGGGCACAATTCCGGCTGAGCTGCATCAGATTAACCGGAACTTTCCATTCTAACCAGATTGCCAGACCACCTGAAGGTTTCCGGAAGGTAACAAGGTCATCCAGACTGTCCTGAAGCAATGTACAGAGATAATCCCGTCTTTCCTGATAGACCTTTAGAGATTTCTTCAGATAGCGGTTGATTTCTCCTTCCGCAATCATTTCTCCAAGCGCTCTTTCCATCAGAATATCACCCTGCCTGTCGATGATCCCAAGGTATTTTCTCATTTCAGACATCAGATTTTCCGGAGCCACAATAAATCCGGTTCTGAATCCGGGTGCCAATGACTTACCAAAAGAACCGATATAGATAACCATGCCGCTCGTATCTGCACTGGCTAGCGGAAGAATCGGGCTTTTATCATAATGGAATTCATAATCGTAGTCATCTTCAAGAATGATAAAACCGTATTCCTGAGCGAGTTCCAGAAGCTCAAACCTTCTCTGGGCGCTTAAGGCCACAGTAGTAGGATAGTGGTGGTGCGGGGTAAGGTAAAGCATTCTGATCTTCTGCTTTTTGCAGGCCTCCCGCACACTTTCTACAATAATGCCGTCTTCGTCTATAGGAATAGAAACCATCTGAACTCCGGCTTTCATGAAGATCATATTGACAGAGAAATAGCTTAAAGCACCTACCAATACTACATCTCCGGCAGAAAGAAGAATCTCGGAAACAATATAGATGCTCATTTCTGTACTTCGTGTGATCAGCAGATTGTTTTTAGAAATAGGAAGCCCGCGGGACAGGTTCAGATAACGGGACAAATGCTCTTTAAAGAACTCGCTTCCGTCATGATTATAATGGCCGGATATTTTCTGGTTAGACTTCCGCTTAAGAATAGAACTGTAAAATCTGGAATGCTGTCCGATCTGTGTAAGCCTGATATCAGGAACACCGTCATTAAAAACATAATCACAATTGGAATGTTCAAACGGATTATCCAGGATATTGGATGTTTTAAAAGAAAATCCGGTAGTTTTAGGATAATTCTGAAGGCTTTTCTGCTCAAAATTATTAATTTCCACGGGTTTTTCCTGTTCTTTACCGATAATGAAAGTACCTCTGTTCGGAAGAGACTCTGTCCAGCCCTGTGCAGACAATTCATCATATACGGCCACAGCAGTATTCCTGTGAATGTCCAGCATTTCACTGAAAGTTCTTGTTCCCGGCAGCTTGGTCCCAAACGGAAGAAATCCTCTTTGAATGGCATTGATCAGCTGGTTGGCGATCTGTAAATAGATCGGAGTTTCTGTTTTTCTGTCAATTTTTATAAAACTTTCATAGGGAATTCTAACCGGACTATCCATAATATCAAAACTGGCACCATTGAACCATCCGGCAATATACTACTTTTGACATCAAAATAAAAATCTATGGAGTTTCATCATCTGTTAAATAAAATTGTACAGGAAGAAAATACTCACGCCAAATGGCTGAATACACTTTCTTTTATGGAAAATGCCGGGGCAAGAAAAATATCAAAATGCGAACACCCTGTTCTGGTTACTCAGATTCAACTGAAACATGCTGCAGAAGAGCATCGCCATGCTTATTACCTGAAAAAACAAATCGGAAAAATAAATCCGGAGCTTTGCAGAACCTATGAAAACGAAGAACTGCTTGCAGCAACGGCAACACGCCAGTACCTTCATTCCCTTGATATCAAAGCCTGCCGTTACCTTCAGAAGGTGTTTAAACTTAATAAAGAAGACCTGAAATACGCAGCCTATCTTTTTGTAACCTATGCCATTGAAGTCCGTGCAGATGAATTATATCCCGTATATCAGGATATCCTGACCCAGGAATCTTCAAAAATTATGGTAAAATCTATCATTCTTGAAGAAGAAGGCCACCTGGAAGAAATGATCAATCAGCTCAACGGTTTTTCTGCTGACTGGAAAGCCCATGCAGAAAACATTCTTACCATTGAAAAAGAATTGCATGAACAATGGATCAATGCTATTGCAGAAGAAGTAGCGCAATTGAATTATGCATAACGGGACCTTATACTGTCAGCAATCTCTCAATAAAAGAAAGGAGGAAGGAAGATTGCGGCGCTTACAACCCAAATCTGAAGGAATTGACTTTTATTCTAATGATTACCTGGGACTGGCCCGAAATGCAGAGCTGCAAAAGATATTGCTGAAAAATGTCAATGACCACCCTGAGCTTCTTTCGGGAAGCACCGGTTCAAGGCTCATCAGTGGAAACAGCTCAGTCGCTTTGAAGACAGAAGAATTTATTGCTGAAAAACATCAGTTTCCGGCTGCATTGCTTTTCCCATCAGGTTATAATGCCAATCTTGC
It encodes the following:
- a CDS encoding extracellular catalytic domain type 1 short-chain-length polyhydroxyalkanoate depolymerase yields the protein MTLKCILLFFAACSSYALPGQTKTLQHNDVKRKYIIYTPKGYETKTGKKYPVVFSFHGGGMTPAEHMLYTQMNKTADRHGFIAVYPKGIKEDWNVGFGMSYKKGTDDIGFVEALLDQIQKDYAVNSQKVYAAGLSRGGFFCHRIAAELPHRFSAIATAGATVPDSVAYYHQGRKEMGVLMVHGKSDAIVNYDGKEGGYLSAQQTYQFWQAGNAKKEKEITTVINKDKNDQTSAEIREIKAGDKYITLISIENGGHTWPGTDDFNIGLPIGLTSKEIDFNEYMWNFFSRQK
- a CDS encoding GNAT family N-acetyltransferase, which codes for MNTLKSTNISEYAEKINYTSLINCYLKEFTNWSRYLGIPKYDKGIATYLKETPTNLHIRIDFSTIGCDLYIPVVYFSESGRHLFDFPVLMRTLETDEVSELDVYGFMTLTAEYAKEIHPGIDAVNVLERLSNSIDNLTEYLYHSLHSKKKINDLEMSFIEAEQSLILGHILHPVPKSKQGFVGEDLLKYSPETSGRFQLFYFLVNPENMIEKNADGEPISKELAEKIYPTLNPEHKRLWDQHPEYHILPMHPWEADYLLGQENVQIMEEQGILFALGHYGDYFTPTSSVRTVYNEENKWMFKFSLHVKITNSERINLYPELHRGYDISMLLKTDWGKSLQKDFPEIDFMVDPAFMAVTFNGKVINGFNISIRRNPFQGEQKNKNVTLLAALCQDGILGKPSRLQNIITTTAEKLGQSVEKIAVEWFKQYLHLCVRPIVRILNTYGLACEFHQQNVMIELDRNGFPAKIYFRDNQGFFFREGRKDLVSAALPGIADESQSIIDEESLAPKYTYYLVTNNILGVVNALGCNRLADEKKLIDLVYKAFKELENEDETGLVSYITNKRNWYTKGNLITSLQNINEADESLEYPAVFLDTPNPLNKYFYSRQLIKPGTTGTVYSRHFEDKNITISIRPFDIDRDFEMVHEWFNMEHAKPYWKMDGPKRDLELWFRTILPGDEQHSFIGEVNGVPQFSFEPYWPMRDIVGAYYDSLPSDYGTHFFVAETRKDKKYSFESFQVALDYIFSLPEVGKCIGEASVEAVPTDRLITRLGYTREGVITMPHKTAYLTFCTRENYWEKCPESRLEANNA
- a CDS encoding lysine N(6)-hydroxylase/L-ornithine N(5)-oxygenase family protein, translating into MENNKIYDIIGIGIGPFNLGLAALLEPVENISALFLDQAEGFDWHPGLMLDNATLQVPFMADLVTMADPKSKYSFLNFLKETDRLYKFYIREDFFILRKEYNLYCQWTADQLQSCLFGKKVESIEFDETEKIFIINVLDLKNNDVTKYTARKIVLGTGTQPNLPSFMEGKNFPNVIHTSEYLNHKEDILNAGSVSIIGSGQSAAEIFQDLLPETEDGIFMSWFTRPDRFFPMEYSKLTLELTSPEYVDHFYHMPSSQRKALLAKQPPLYKGINFDLINDIFDTLYGMSVGNTPLNVALRPSCQLDGIAPEGNSYALNFTHVQDHATFTHISDYVILATGYKYKEPQFLSGIENLIRRTEDGLFEVSRYYTIDQAENIFVQNAELHTHGFVTPDLGMGAYRNALIINAVAGREVYKVEKRIAFQEFNTQKTWTAKHSS
- a CDS encoding MATE family efflux transporter, yielding MDRKTFILEGDMKKVMWETSWPAVAAIVLYGINNFLDAVFVGYLINTQALAAVGMAYPLSQIVLGFGRLAGTGAGAAVSIWIGENNQDKLYRLFGSFNVLCIFFSLLCAVPAYIFAHELMAMMGAKGDLQTIAVEYFRVTLIGTVFWIYGLALNMLVRAEGKMKTAAVMITVGLIIDIILKPVFISVFGWGVSGAAWATNCGMLIYSLLGFYYYAQGKSSFSTQWKSFSYDAAIGKRILKLGLPEMVLSVMGVIQSIIIFNAIAAYGTEKDISFFTVLNRFFLFLLTPLFGLMRGLQPVVGINFGAGRFSRAGKFLRTYILAGIGILSPFFLVALVFPEQLIGLMLPGYSAEYHQIIDFRLFFSVLPLLPVTVLALSYYPAVNQSKKASFLVFLRQVILYIPLMLILPHYFGIKSIYWGSALIELIVGTVTLFLLKNYKMKANEVRTF